In Chryseobacterium sp., the genomic window TCAGCATAGCTCATTAAATTTGATTCAGCAGTTGATGATCTAAAAAAAGATGTTAGCTGAGAGTAATTGGTAAATGGATCATTTAATTCACCAAAAACACCCCCTTTATATACTCCATTAACTTTCGTAAACCATACGCTCATTCTAGGATCTGAAAGGCTACTCATTGTATTAATTACTAATTCACTAGGTAAAAAGTCATCTCTGTTAGAAGCTACTAAATTATCATATACAGGATTTGAAAATGTATTTCCATCATATTTAAATTTATATGCTTCAGCATCAGATGAGATTACACCTGCAGCAACTGCTGATTCCGCAGTAGATTTGGAAAGGGCTGGGTCAGCATCGGCTAAATTCATGGCTAATCTTAGTTTAATTGAATTGGCAAATTTAACCCATTTAGTCATATTTCCATAATATACCAAGTCTCCAGTAGAATATCCTTTTGAAGAGGTGTTTACGGTAGTAATAACATTATTAATTCTTTTAATCAGATCTAAATAAATGGTTTTGGCATCGTCGTATTTTGGAGAGAAAATCTCGTCTGGCTTTAATGCTTCGCTGTAAGGAACATCACCAAATGTATCAACTAAATTCTCCCAGACAAAAATTTCTTCGATTTCTAAAGTCGCCAATTTATTAGCCTTCGCAGCATCAGCATTGGCTTCACTTTGCAAATTTATTTTTGCCTGCTTTATATTATTCAATGTATATACATACATTCTATTAAAATGATTACGAGGCTGGTTACGTGTGACCAAGTCATACTGCGTTTCTTGTGGATACTGCGTTTCTGCCCATTGTTGTGTAAAGAATCTATAATTATTAAAATTTACACTTGGATTATCCATGTAATATGAAGATTGGAACAATGCTGTTGCCAATAAATTTTCCGATGGAATAACTGATGGATGTTTAGGATCTTCATTAAGAGATGTTAAATCACTTTGACATGATATCAAACTTACTCCAATAAAAGCAGATACTAAACCTATTTTTATTATATTTTTCATTTTTATTAATTTAGAATTTAAATGTAACATTCACTCCAAAATCTCTTGTAGTAGGCATTGATCCAATAGACCATCCGTAAGAATTTATTCCTCCTCCGATCATTGCTTCAGGATCAGCATGTGGTAAATTTTTATGAATAATCCATAAGTTTCTACCAACAAGAGATACCTTCAGATCGTAAATTGAAGTTCCTTGTAATAAAGTTTTCGGGAATGTATAACCGATACTCGCTTCTCTCAACTTAACAAATGAACCGTCATAAACAAACTCTTTAGAGGGTTGCGTTTCATATCCATAATTACTTCCGGTACTTTTTTGTGATAACGCAATATTATTTGGTGTTCCATCTGGTAAAACACCCGGAAGAATTACATCTTTATCTCTATAATCTCCAATTGCAGATTCTTTATAAAGACCAGTATCCATACCGTAATACATATCAGTAGAAAATACATCTCCTCCTTTACGAATATCGATCAGGAAGCTTAAAGAAAATCCTTTATATTTAATACTATTTCTAATACCTCCAATCCAATCAGGTGTTGTATTACCTATAATTTGGTTCGGGTTTGTTTTATAGATCCCTGTATCAGGATCAATAACTCTTTGTCCATTTAAATAAACATAATCGGCACCAATTAATGTACCCCAAGCTTCTCCGACTCTAGCATTCAAAGAAACACCTCCTTGGAAACTATTTAATAAAAGATTGGTAATTCCTGGATAAAGGTCAACAACCTTGTTTGTATTTTTGGACCAGTTAACATCTATATTCCAAGAGAAATCATTATTTTTTATAGGTACTAAACCTAACTGAACCTCATAACCAGTGTTATCAATTCTACCGGCATTAATAACCTTACCAGTGAATCCTGTTCCAGAAGACACAGGAAGAGTAATAATCTGGTTTACAGTTTTAGTTTTATAATAAGCAAAATCTAAAGTTATTCTGTCTCTTAGGAAATGTACTTCAGTTCCTACTTCAAATTCTTTAGATCTTTGAGGCTTTAAGTCGCTATTGGCTTTTGTTAAAAGAGAGCTATAAATTCCAACTCCTCCTTGTGCTCCACTAAAAATTCCGGCAGATGAGTAATAATTCGTTAACTGATAAGGATCAGCAGTTCCACCTACTTCTGCATAATTAGCTCTTAGTTTCCAGAAATTCATCCAATCTTTAGTTTTCAGAATTTCAGAAAGAATAACTGAGCCAGTTACTGAAGGATAATTATACACATTACTGCCATCAGGTAAAGTTGAACTTTGATCCACTCTCCATGTTCCATCTAAATAAAACATTTTATAAAAGTCAAATGAAGCTGTTACATATCCTGAATTTGTCTGTAAAGTATATTCATTTTCATCTGGAGCTAAAGTAGGTTTCACAGAATTAGATAATGCAT contains:
- a CDS encoding SusD/RagB family nutrient-binding outer membrane lipoprotein; this encodes MKNIIKIGLVSAFIGVSLISCQSDLTSLNEDPKHPSVIPSENLLATALFQSSYYMDNPSVNFNNYRFFTQQWAETQYPQETQYDLVTRNQPRNHFNRMYVYTLNNIKQAKINLQSEANADAAKANKLATLEIEEIFVWENLVDTFGDVPYSEALKPDEIFSPKYDDAKTIYLDLIKRINNVITTVNTSSKGYSTGDLVYYGNMTKWVKFANSIKLRLAMNLADADPALSKSTAESAVAAGVISSDAEAYKFKYDGNTFSNPVYDNLVASNRDDFLPSELVINTMSSLSDPRMSVWFTKVNGVYKGGVFGELNDPFTNYSQLTSFFRSSTAESNLMSYAEVAFLKAEAAARGYSVGGTAADLYVTAVTASMNENGVSATDTAAYLLANPYNAANWKKSIGVQAWIAMFNRGLACWNFTRRLDNPILVNPPKSNLSSVPYRMPYSDQEYVLNGANVSAAASKIGGDKATTKLFWDKN